The genomic stretch TGGGCCGGTCTCGCGCACGCTCGCCTTTCGATCATCGACTTGTCGACCGGCCAGCAGCCGCTGTCCAACGAGGACGGGACCCTCTGGATCGTCTTCAACGGCGAGGTCTACAACTATCCCGAGCTCCGGCAGCAGCTCGAGCTCAAGGGGCACCGGTTCCGCACCCATTCCGATACCGAAGTGCTCGTGCACGCGTACGAGGAGTGGGGAGAGCGCTCGGTCGAGCGATTCAACGGGCAGTTCGCGTTGGCCCTCTGGGACCGGCGCGCGCGACGCCTCTTCCTCGCCCGGGACCGGCTCGGCGTGCGGCCCCTCTACCACGCCGCCTCCGGCGAGAGGTTCGCCTTCGCCTCGGAGGTCAAGGCGCTCTTCGCGGACCCCGCGTTTCCCAGGGCGATCGATCCCGAAGGGCTGGATCAGGTCTTCACGTTTTGGACCACCGTGGCGCCCGTCACCGTGTTCCGCGGAATCCGCGAGCTCGAGCCTGGACACACGCTGACCGTCGACTTCTCTCAGCCCCGCGGCCCGGCGATGCGCGAGCGCAAGTACTGGCAGCCTCGATTCCCCGCTCGGGGCGAGCCGTACGAACTGCCGCTCCCGGAGGCCGCCGAGGCGCTCCGGGCGCAGCTGGAGCGCGCCACCCGGCTCCGCATGCTCCGGTCGGACGTGCCGGTGGGATCGTACCTCTCCGGTGGCCTCGATTCGTCGGTCATCGCGGCGCTCGGGCGGAGCGCGAAGGGCGGGATCTTCCGTACCTTCTCCCTTCAGTTCGAGGACGCGGAGTTCGACGAGACGCGTTATCAGAGGCTCATGGTCGAGCAACTGCACTCGGAGCATACCGCCGTCCGCTGTGCCAGGGCGGACATCGCGGAAGCGTTTCCCGAAGTGGTCATTCACGCCGAGCGTCCGATCCTGAGGACGGCACCCGCACCCCTTTACCTCCTTTCGCGGCTGGTGCGCGAGAGCGGCTTCAAGGTGGTCCTCACGGGGGAGGGGAGTGACGAAATGCTCGGGGGGTACGACATCTTTCGCGAGGCGAAGGTGCGGGCCTTCTGGGCGAGACAGCCGGACTCCGAGCGCCGCCCGATCCTGCTCGATCGACTGTACCCGTACCTTGCTCGCTCGCCGTCCTCCGCCCGGGCCATGGCCAGGAAGTTCTTCGCGCAGGGGCTCGATCGGAGCGATCATCCCGCGTTCTCCCACCTGCCGCGCTGGACGTCCGCCGCGGCGCTGAAGCGCTTCTTCTCGGCACCGCTCCTGGGAGAGATCCGAGGGATCGACGCCGTCGAGCGGCTCGTGGCCGACCTGCCGTCCGAGTTCGCGACGTGGGAACCCTTGTCGCGGGCGCAGTACCTCGAGGTGAGGACGCTGCTGTCCGGGTACCTCCTGTCATCGCAGGGCGACCGGATGCTGATGGCGCACTCGGTCGAAGGGCGGTTCCCGTTTCTCGACCCGGACGTGGTCGAATTCGCCAACGCCCTCCCGGCGTCCTACAAGCTCCACGTGCTCGACGAGAAGCACATCCTGAAGCGGGCCGCCCGTGGGCTCGTGCCGCAGGCGATCCTCGAGCGCCCGAAGCAGCCCTATCGAGCGCCGGACGCCCTGAGCTTCGTCGGGCGCGACGCCCCCGGCTACGTCGACGACGTGCTCTCGCCGGCGGTACTGCGGGCGGCCGGGCTCTTCCGTCCGGAAGCGGTCGCCGGCCTCCTTGCGAAGTGCCGCGCGAAAGCCGGCGAGGGGCAGTTCTCGAACGCGGACAACATGGCCTTTGTCGGGATGCTGTCGTCGCAGATCCTGTGGGACCGCCTCGTCCGCTCCCGCCCCGACGCCCCGGAGCCTCCCGCCGAGGGGGTGATGACGGCGGTGGATCTCACCCGGGAGAGGTCGGGCGGCTAGCGCGGATCGAACCTCCGCCCGAGGAGGAGGTGTCGCGCCCGTGTCAGCGCTTTTACCTCCAGCTGCCGGACGCGCTCGCGGGAGCAGCCCAACGTGCGGCCGATCGCGTGGAGCGTCAGCGGGACCTCGCCGTCCAGCCCGAAGTGCGTGCTGAGGATCAGCCGCTCCTGTTTCGGCAGGAACGGCAGGATGGCGCGTATCGCATCGGCGAGCTCCTGCTGCAGGAGCGGGACGTCCGGACCGTCGTCGTCCGTGGCGAGCTTCTCGAGGATGCCTCGGTCGCCGTCGCTCCGGGTGAACGCCTCCAGGGAGACGAGCCTCTGGCGCGCGGCTCGACGAGGCGGAAGGTCCCGTCGCGCGCCGGCCGGCGAACCCGCGGAGGCCCCGTTGCCGTCGGTCGGCTGTGGCAACGGGGAGGAGAGCTGCGAGACCGTGCGGTTCAGCGCCGCGACCATGTGCTTGCGGATCCACCAGGCCGCGTAGCTGCTGAACCGAACTCCGCGCGT from Terriglobia bacterium encodes the following:
- a CDS encoding sigma-70 family RNA polymerase sigma factor, whose product is MTNPPHRKARGSGYRGALESYLREIRQYDFLSTSGEFRVAVKSHARDEEARKLLIESNLRFVVRIAREYRNSGTPIEDLISEGNLGLMEAARRFDPTRGVRFSSYAAWWIRKHMVAALNRTVSQLSSPLPQPTDGNGASAGSPAGARRDLPPRRAARQRLVSLEAFTRSDGDRGILEKLATDDDGPDVPLLQQELADAIRAILPFLPKQERLILSTHFGLDGEVPLTLHAIGRTLGCSRERVRQLEVKALTRARHLLLGRRFDPR
- the asnB gene encoding asparagine synthase (glutamine-hydrolyzing); the encoded protein is MCGIAGLVNLKELPPPDGGLLRRMAGAIRHRGPDEFGVYRDDWAGLAHARLSIIDLSTGQQPLSNEDGTLWIVFNGEVYNYPELRQQLELKGHRFRTHSDTEVLVHAYEEWGERSVERFNGQFALALWDRRARRLFLARDRLGVRPLYHAASGERFAFASEVKALFADPAFPRAIDPEGLDQVFTFWTTVAPVTVFRGIRELEPGHTLTVDFSQPRGPAMRERKYWQPRFPARGEPYELPLPEAAEALRAQLERATRLRMLRSDVPVGSYLSGGLDSSVIAALGRSAKGGIFRTFSLQFEDAEFDETRYQRLMVEQLHSEHTAVRCARADIAEAFPEVVIHAERPILRTAPAPLYLLSRLVRESGFKVVLTGEGSDEMLGGYDIFREAKVRAFWARQPDSERRPILLDRLYPYLARSPSSARAMARKFFAQGLDRSDHPAFSHLPRWTSAAALKRFFSAPLLGEIRGIDAVERLVADLPSEFATWEPLSRAQYLEVRTLLSGYLLSSQGDRMLMAHSVEGRFPFLDPDVVEFANALPASYKLHVLDEKHILKRAARGLVPQAILERPKQPYRAPDALSFVGRDAPGYVDDVLSPAVLRAAGLFRPEAVAGLLAKCRAKAGEGQFSNADNMAFVGMLSSQILWDRLVRSRPDAPEPPAEGVMTAVDLTRERSGG